The region GATGATCCTCGCCATCGACCAGGGCACCACCGGCTCCACCTGCCTGATCCTCGACGCCGACGGCCAGGTGCGCGGGCGCGCGTACAGCGAGTTCACGCAGCACTTTCCCCGGCCCGGCTGGGTGGAGCACGACGCGGCGGAGATCTGGGAGGTCACGCGGCGAGTGGCGCGCGTGGCGGCCGAGCACGCCGGCGTCGGGCTGGAGGGGGTGCGCGGCATCGGCATCACCAACCAGCGCGAGACCATCGTCCTGTGGGACCGCGCGACGGGGCAGCCGGTGCACCGCGCGCTGGTGTGGCAGGACGGGCGGACGGCCGACGTCTGCCGCACGCTCAAGGAGGCGGGGCACGAGGGCCAGGTGCGCGCGACGACGGGGCTGGTCATCGACCCGTACTTCAGCGCCACCAAGCTGCGCTGGCTGCTGGACAACGTGCCGGACGCACGCCGCCGCGCCGAGGCGGGCGAGCTGGCGGCGGGGACCATCGATTCGTGGCTGGTGTGGACCCTCACCGGCGGGCGCCTGCACCTGACGGACCCTACCAACGCCTCGCGCACCCTGCTGTACAACCTGGAGACGGGCGCGTGGGATCCCGCGATGCTGGACCTGTTCGGCATTCCCGCCGCCGTGCTGCCGGAGATCCGCCCCTCGTCCCAGGTCTACGGCTCCACCTCGGGCGATGCGCTGGGCGCGGAGATTCCCGTGGCGGGGATCGCGGGCGACCAGCAGTCGGCCCTGTACGGGCACGGGTGCTGGGCGCCCGGAGAAGGAAAGAACACGTACGGCACGGGCGCCTTTCTCCTCGTCCATACGGGCGACCGGCCCGTCGCGTCCAAGCACGGCCTGCTGACCACCGCCGCCTGCGGCCCGCGCGGCGAGCGGGCGTACGCGCTGGAGGGCTCCATCTTCATCGCCGGCGCGGCCGTGCAGTGGCTGCGGGACGGCCTCGGCATTTTGGACGAGGCGGGGGAGACGGAGGCGCTGGCCCGCTCGCTGGAGACGAACGACGGCGTGTACTTCGTCCCCACGTTCACCGGCCTGGGCGCGCCGCACTGGGAGCCGGGGGCGCGCGGGACCATCGTGGGGCTCACGCGTGGGAGCACGCGTGCGCACCTGGCGCGCGCGGCGCTGGAGGCCATGGCCTATTCCACGCTCGACGTGGCCGCGGCCATGGAGGGCGACGCGGGGGTGAGCCTTCCCGAGCTGCGCGTGGACGGCGGCGCCACCGCCAACGACTGGCTGATGCAGTTCCAGGCCGACGTGCTGGGCACCCCCGTCCGCCGCCCGGCCATGGTGGAGATGACGGCGCGCGGTGCCGGCGGCCTCGCGGGGCTGGCGACCGGGGTCTGGGCCACGCCGGAAGACTTCCACGCCGCTCGGCCGGAGGAAACCGTCTTCACGCCCGCCGTGGACCAATCCGCCCGCGCGGCCCTGCTGGCCGGCTGGCGCCGCGCCCTGAGCGCCACCCGCGCCTGGGCCGCGGACGACGGTGGGTGATGGAAGCTTAGATGGCGAGGTGGATACAGCGGCCGTTGTAGACCCGCGTGCCCCCGTCACGATTCATTGACGCCCCCGGGACCGCTGGTCCATCTCTCCCGCAGTTCCGTCGGCGTCAGTCAACCAGATTTCACCGCGATTCATCGGCTTCGTCCCCGAGCGGTTCCTCCTCCCAATCGCCGTAGTTTGGATCGGCTGCTTCCGCGGCGGCCAACGCGGCGTAGTCGGCTTCCAGCTCGTCCTTGTCAATCAGGTGAGGCCGGACCCGTTCTTCGATGAACCGGCTGATCCTGCGGGCGCCGACTACCCGATGAAGACCCTCGTATATGTCCGCATCCAAGGTGATGGTGAGCTTTTTCCTCATCTTCCCGGTCCGTAAAGGTGGCTGCATGTAGTGGAAGCGGCTAACGATGGCCGGCGAGGCACGGCGGTGGCCGGGCTATCGTCCCGAACGGCGCCGCGTTGCCGCGGTCAGGCCCCGTGCAGGGTTGTTGGCTCGCCATCGGGTGACCAGCCACCGGAACTCCACGAACCGCAACTCGTCTGGCCGCATGCGTAGCTCCCTGCACAGCCCCGGGAGGCGGCGGAGGAACTGGACGTGGCGTGCCTGGATCGCCGATGCGCCGGGAATGGGTGCGTCTCCGCCGAGGCACGTCGAGAGCATGCCGCGCACGGCCACAATGGCTTGTTCAGCCGTGTTGAAGTGGGCGCGTATGTCCTGGCCAGCGATATCCGAACAGAACTTCTG is a window of Longimicrobium sp. DNA encoding:
- the glpK gene encoding glycerol kinase GlpK — encoded protein: MILAIDQGTTGSTCLILDADGQVRGRAYSEFTQHFPRPGWVEHDAAEIWEVTRRVARVAAEHAGVGLEGVRGIGITNQRETIVLWDRATGQPVHRALVWQDGRTADVCRTLKEAGHEGQVRATTGLVIDPYFSATKLRWLLDNVPDARRRAEAGELAAGTIDSWLVWTLTGGRLHLTDPTNASRTLLYNLETGAWDPAMLDLFGIPAAVLPEIRPSSQVYGSTSGDALGAEIPVAGIAGDQQSALYGHGCWAPGEGKNTYGTGAFLLVHTGDRPVASKHGLLTTAACGPRGERAYALEGSIFIAGAAVQWLRDGLGILDEAGETEALARSLETNDGVYFVPTFTGLGAPHWEPGARGTIVGLTRGSTRAHLARAALEAMAYSTLDVAAAMEGDAGVSLPELRVDGGATANDWLMQFQADVLGTPVRRPAMVEMTARGAGGLAGLATGVWATPEDFHAARPEETVFTPAVDQSARAALLAGWRRALSATRAWAADDGG